One Coprobacter fastidiosus genomic window, GGGCATCCGGATCTGGAAAGTCCACTCTGTTGAATATATTGGGTATCTTGGATGATTATGACTCGGGTAATTATTATTTGAATGATGTGCTTATTAAGAATTTATCGGAGACTAAAGCTGCTGAATATCGCAATCGAATGATCGGATTTGTTTTTCAATCATTCAATTTGATATCTTTTAAAAATGCAATGGAGAATGTTGCTCTTCCTCTATATTATCAAAATGTATCACGTAAAAAAAGAAATATGCAGGCAATGGAATATCTCGAAAAAATGGGACTTAAAGAACATGCTTTGCATCTGCCTTCGGAATTATCCGGAGGTCAGAAACAGCGGATTGCCATAGCAAGGGCACTGATTGCCCGTCCG contains:
- a CDS encoding ABC transporter ATP-binding protein, which translates into the protein MIRLEQIHKTYHNGSPLHVLKGVDLEIGKGELVSIMGASGSGKSTLLNILGILDDYDSGNYYLNDVLIKNLSETKAAEYRNRMIGFVFQSFNLISFKNAMENVALPLYYQNVSRKKRNMQAMEYLEKMGLKEHALHLPSELSGGQKQRIAIARALIARPQIILADEPTGALDSKTSQEVMDLLKEVNREGMTLVVVTHERDIATQTNKIVHIKDGIIGSVEILR